TGGAGCTGGTCTCATATCCAAAGAACAGATCGAACAGTTGTATGGTTTGCTGTGCAGTCACACCTGCCTGCAACAGATGATCAAGGTTGATCATAGCCATGACAAAGGGAGGTTCGCTCTCCAGGTAGTTCCTGATATGTTCAATCAGATTTCCAAAACTGATAGCTTTTTTTGCAAACGAGGCTATCAGATCACTGATGGTACCATCCATGGGAATGATGGAGACGGACTTCCCCATTTCCTGCATGATGAACGGTTCATCAAATTGCTGGAGCCCTGTCTCGTCAGAGGTGGATATGATTATTGAATCTATGAAGCAAAGATTTGCTGTATTGATGAACAACGGGTTGAAAACCTGCCCATAACTGAAAAGCGTCTTGGATCGCTGTCCAAATCGCTTTCTCAGATATGTGGTTGTCATCTCTATCTGGTTGGAACGGTCCTTGGGTGAGAGTAAGCTCAGGATACTCTGATTGAATGAACCTGTAAGCATCTCCAGTTTCCCGTTCTTCGCAAGATCGGATATCAGAAGATTCACCGAGCCATGGTTAGCATCTAGCCAATCGAGCAGAGGTATACTCAAGGAAAGCTGCATGATCGCATCTTCATGTGCATGGAGATGGGTAAGCAAAGGTTTGCATACAGCTTCCAATGCCCGTTCGTAAACGGGCATTGGCTCAGCATTAGTGATTTGACTGTACGCACCTACTAATAATTTCATGCACTACCGCTTGATGATACACTTGGTCGGACACGCCTCTGCAGCATCAGCAATCTGGCTGTGTGGGAGTGTCTGATCGAAGGTAGAAAGGAATCTGTCAACTTTGCATCCTGATTCAGGATACTTGTTTTCACAGATTTTACAACCAATACAACCGACTGTACATACTTTTCGTACTTTTCCACCCGGTTCATGGCTGTTGCATTCAATAACATAGTCACTATCTTCATAAATCATGTGCATAGCACCCGTTGGGCAGATCTGCACACACTTTTCACAGCTGATACATTTCTTTTCATCAACGATGATGTATCCCTCAGCATCCCTGCTGATGGCACCGGTCGGACAAACCTTGATACAGGAACCGAGGTGCAGACAGGCTGATTTGCAACCGTAATCCCCACCAAAGAGCAGAAATGCTGCATTACAGTCCTCAAGACCTTCATATTTGTAGTCTTGTGAACTCACATCAACATTACCACGGCACATAACGTGGGCCACTTTTCTTCTCGTTTCCCCGGAAGCTTCAACCTTCTGTCCCATGATCTCTGCCATTTTAGTCACCAAGTCGGGACCACCAGGACTACAGAGGCCAATTGGAGCTTCGCCAAGGGCGACAGCTGCAGCATACGCAGCACAACCTGCATACCCACACACACCACAGTTAGCACCAGGCATAATAGGTTCAAGAGCCAAGGCCTTTGGATCCTTCTTGACCGCCAATTTCTTTTCTGCATAG
The sequence above is drawn from the uncultured Sphaerochaeta sp. genome and encodes:
- a CDS encoding RnfABCDGE type electron transport complex subunit B, whose product is MNIVMAIIVVAVLGGLFGFGLSYAEKKLAVKKDPKALALEPIMPGANCGVCGYAGCAAYAAAVALGEAPIGLCSPGGPDLVTKMAEIMGQKVEASGETRRKVAHVMCRGNVDVSSQDYKYEGLEDCNAAFLLFGGDYGCKSACLHLGSCIKVCPTGAISRDAEGYIIVDEKKCISCEKCVQICPTGAMHMIYEDSDYVIECNSHEPGGKVRKVCTVGCIGCKICENKYPESGCKVDRFLSTFDQTLPHSQIADAAEACPTKCIIKR